Proteins from a genomic interval of Phenylobacterium sp. LH3H17:
- the glp gene encoding gephyrin-like molybdotransferase Glp, protein MKLMSVEAARAAMLAEVSALPAETVPLGQAVGRVLAEDIAAVRDQPPFTNSAMDGWAVRSADAPGTLTIIGESAAGHGYEGQVQPGEAVRIFTGAALPTGADSVVIQENAARDGGLIAVPACRPGDNIRDAGKDFRVGDVLLRKGTRIDPWRLSLAASAGRAEVAVHRRPRVAILSTGEEIVEAPATPGPFQIYDSGSPALKVMVEAWGGEATKLSGVRDQLEAVVEAMRGADADLIVTVGGASVGDHDLVRAAAQALGLSLRVESVAVRPGKPTFFGVLADGRRLLGLPGNPASAFVCAELFLKPLVAAYCGTTAEPVLATARLTAPLAANGPREHWMRAKLRHDEGSTLAEPYLDQDSSLVGVFAAADALLRRQAGAAALSAGDLVEVLPLARAGAPS, encoded by the coding sequence ATGAAGCTGATGAGCGTGGAGGCCGCCCGCGCCGCCATGCTGGCGGAGGTTTCCGCCCTGCCCGCCGAGACTGTCCCGCTGGGCCAGGCCGTGGGCCGGGTCCTGGCCGAGGATATCGCCGCCGTCCGCGACCAGCCCCCCTTCACCAATTCGGCCATGGACGGCTGGGCCGTCCGGTCGGCCGATGCGCCGGGCACGCTGACGATCATCGGCGAGAGCGCCGCGGGCCACGGGTATGAGGGCCAGGTCCAGCCGGGCGAGGCGGTGCGGATATTCACCGGCGCGGCCTTGCCCACCGGCGCCGACAGCGTGGTGATCCAGGAGAACGCCGCGCGCGATGGCGGCCTGATCGCCGTCCCGGCCTGCCGTCCGGGCGACAACATCCGCGACGCCGGCAAGGACTTCCGGGTGGGCGATGTGCTGCTGCGCAAGGGAACCCGCATCGATCCCTGGCGGCTGTCGCTGGCCGCCTCGGCTGGCCGCGCCGAGGTCGCCGTCCATCGCCGTCCGCGCGTCGCCATCCTCTCCACCGGCGAGGAGATCGTCGAGGCGCCGGCCACGCCCGGACCGTTCCAGATTTACGATTCCGGCTCGCCGGCCCTGAAGGTCATGGTGGAGGCGTGGGGCGGCGAGGCCACCAAGCTCTCCGGCGTCCGCGACCAGCTCGAGGCGGTGGTAGAGGCCATGCGCGGCGCCGACGCCGACCTGATCGTCACGGTCGGCGGCGCCTCGGTGGGCGACCACGACCTGGTGCGCGCCGCGGCCCAGGCGCTCGGCCTGTCCCTACGGGTCGAGAGCGTCGCGGTGCGTCCCGGCAAACCCACCTTCTTCGGCGTGCTGGCCGACGGCCGACGGCTGCTGGGCCTGCCCGGCAATCCGGCCTCTGCCTTCGTCTGCGCCGAGTTGTTCCTGAAACCCCTGGTCGCCGCCTATTGCGGGACCACGGCCGAACCGGTCCTGGCCACGGCGCGCCTGACCGCGCCGCTGGCCGCCAACGGACCGCGCGAGCACTGGATGCGCGCCAAGCTCCGCCACGACGAGGGATCGACCCTCGCCGAGCCCTACCTCGACCAGGATAGCTCCCTGGTCGGCGTCTTCGCCGCCGCCGACGCGCTGCTGCGCCGTCAGGCGGGCGCCGCGGCCCTGTCGGCCGGCGACTTGGTTGAGGTGCTGCCGCTGGCCCGCGCCGGGGCGCCTTCGTAG
- the moaC gene encoding cyclic pyranopterin monophosphate synthase MoaC, which yields MSKLTHIDETGRANMVDVSAKAVTAREAVAEGFVRMSAETLALALSGDAKKGDVRATAEIAGIMAAKKTSDLIPLCHPLALSKVEVRVEPGDGGLSVTARVRTSGQTGVEMEALTAVSVACLTVYDMLKAADKAMTIEAVRLMKKSGGKSGDWVRP from the coding sequence GTGAGCAAGCTCACCCATATCGACGAGACCGGCCGCGCCAACATGGTCGACGTCTCGGCCAAGGCGGTCACCGCGCGCGAGGCCGTGGCCGAGGGGTTCGTGCGGATGTCCGCCGAGACCCTGGCGCTGGCGCTGTCCGGCGACGCCAAGAAGGGCGATGTCCGCGCCACCGCGGAGATCGCCGGGATCATGGCGGCCAAGAAGACCTCCGATCTGATCCCGCTCTGCCATCCCCTGGCCCTGTCCAAGGTCGAGGTCCGGGTCGAGCCGGGCGACGGCGGGCTTTCCGTAACCGCGCGCGTGCGCACCTCCGGCCAGACGGGCGTGGAGATGGAGGCGCTCACCGCCGTCTCCGTGGCCTGCCTGACCGTCTACGACATGCTGAAGGCCGCCGATAAGGCCATGACCATAGAGGCCGTGCGCCTGATGAAGAAGTCGGGTGGCAAGTCCGGCGACTGGGTCCGCCCATGA
- the moaB gene encoding molybdenum cofactor biosynthesis protein B codes for MNAPVAAPGGHINANLALKPVRIAVLTISDTRDEESDTSGHVLAERITGAGHELAAKEIVKDDVAQIREQIKAWVASGTIEAIITTGGTGITGRDVTPEAVEPLFDKKLDGFSVIFHLVSYQSVGLSTLQSRATAGLVGGVFVFCLPGSNGAVKDGWDKVISAQLDSRHGPCNMVELMPRLLEQ; via the coding sequence ATGAACGCCCCTGTCGCCGCCCCCGGCGGCCACATCAACGCGAACCTGGCCCTCAAGCCGGTGCGGATCGCGGTCCTGACCATCTCCGACACCCGTGACGAGGAGAGCGACACCTCCGGCCACGTCCTGGCCGAGCGGATCACCGGCGCCGGCCACGAGCTGGCGGCCAAGGAGATCGTCAAGGACGACGTCGCCCAGATCCGCGAGCAGATCAAAGCCTGGGTGGCTTCGGGAACCATCGAGGCCATCATCACCACCGGCGGCACCGGCATCACCGGCCGCGATGTGACCCCCGAAGCCGTCGAGCCGCTGTTCGACAAGAAGCTCGATGGCTTCTCGGTGATCTTCCACCTGGTCTCCTACCAGTCGGTGGGGCTCTCGACCCTGCAGAGCCGCGCCACGGCGGGCCTAGTCGGCGGTGTGTTCGTCTTCTGCCTGCCAGGCTCCAACGGGGCGGTGAAGGACGGGTGGGACAAGGTGATCTCCGCCCAACTCGACAGCCGCCACGGCCCCTGCAACATGGTCGAACTCATGCCCCGCCTGCTTGAGCAGTGA
- a CDS encoding molybdenum cofactor biosynthesis protein MoaE, with amino-acid sequence MIRLTDQPFDPGVLLSDFCRERTETGAVASFVGLARAELGAAAILELEAYPGFTEGEINRIAQEAIDRFSLDDFAVVHRVGQIAPGESIVFVATAATHRRAAFEACDFLMDYLKSRAPFWKKETGPDGARWIEPKPQDHADIARWET; translated from the coding sequence ATGATCCGGCTCACCGACCAGCCCTTCGATCCCGGCGTCCTGCTCTCGGACTTCTGCCGGGAGCGGACCGAGACCGGGGCGGTCGCCAGCTTCGTGGGCCTGGCCCGCGCCGAGCTTGGCGCCGCCGCCATCCTGGAGCTGGAAGCCTATCCCGGCTTCACCGAGGGCGAGATCAACCGCATCGCCCAGGAGGCGATCGACCGTTTCAGCCTGGACGACTTCGCGGTCGTCCATCGGGTCGGCCAGATCGCGCCCGGCGAATCCATCGTCTTCGTGGCCACCGCCGCCACCCATCGCCGCGCCGCCTTCGAGGCCTGCGATTTCCTCATGGACTACTTGAAGAGCCGCGCCCCCTTCTGGAAGAAGGAGACCGGTCCGGACGGCGCGCGCTGGATAGAGCCGAAACCACAGGACCACGCCGACATCGCCCGTTGGGAGACTTAG
- a CDS encoding MoaD/ThiS family protein has protein sequence MARVLLFGRLSDVAGWRSREVESPSVHALRDLLSAEDARLGEALAAPGVQIALDQTIVRGDAALSLRSEVAFLPPMSGG, from the coding sequence ATGGCCCGGGTCCTGCTGTTCGGCCGTCTGAGCGATGTCGCCGGCTGGCGCTCGCGGGAGGTCGAGAGCCCCAGCGTCCACGCCCTGCGCGATCTGCTGAGCGCCGAGGATGCGCGGCTGGGCGAGGCGCTCGCCGCCCCCGGCGTCCAGATCGCGCTCGACCAGACCATCGTCCGCGGCGACGCGGCGCTCTCCCTCCGCTCCGAGGTCGCCTTCCTGCCCCCCATGAGCGGCGGATGA
- the moaA gene encoding GTP 3',8-cyclase MoaA produces MTPHDAPSPQAPTRSTPVLIDGFGRAVTYLRVSVTDRCDLRCVYCMAEHMTFLPKAQVLTLEELDRIASAFIGQGVRKLRLTGGEPLVRKGFMGLVESLSRHLRSGALDELTLTTNGTRLSEFASDLARFGVRRINVSMDTLKPDLFRKLTRGGDLAKVIAGIDAALAAGIAVKINAVALKDDNAAELADLIAWAHARGCDATLIEAMPLGEIEVDRTDQFLSLKDVRRDLESFWTLTDIDHQTGGPARYVRIAETGGRLGLITPLSHNFCEACNRVRLTCTGTLHTCLGREDASDLRAVIRAGADDEALIDAVRLAVDAKPKGHDFQIARASAPAVARHMSTTGG; encoded by the coding sequence ATGACGCCCCATGACGCCCCCTCGCCGCAAGCGCCAACGCGCTCGACCCCGGTCCTGATCGACGGTTTTGGCCGGGCCGTGACCTATCTGCGGGTTTCGGTCACCGACCGTTGCGACCTGCGCTGCGTCTATTGCATGGCCGAGCACATGACCTTCCTGCCGAAGGCGCAGGTGCTGACCCTCGAGGAGCTGGACCGTATCGCCTCGGCCTTCATCGGCCAGGGGGTGCGAAAGCTGCGCCTGACGGGCGGCGAGCCCCTGGTCCGCAAGGGCTTCATGGGCCTGGTCGAGAGCCTGTCGCGGCATCTGCGGTCCGGCGCCCTGGACGAGCTGACCCTGACCACCAACGGCACGCGGCTGAGCGAATTCGCGAGCGACCTGGCCCGGTTCGGGGTCCGGCGGATCAATGTGTCCATGGACACGCTGAAGCCCGACCTGTTCCGCAAGCTGACCCGCGGCGGCGACCTCGCCAAGGTGATCGCCGGGATCGACGCGGCGCTGGCCGCCGGCATCGCGGTCAAGATCAACGCCGTGGCGCTGAAGGACGACAACGCCGCCGAACTGGCCGACCTGATCGCCTGGGCGCATGCGCGGGGCTGCGACGCCACCCTGATCGAGGCCATGCCGCTGGGCGAGATCGAGGTCGACCGCACCGACCAGTTCCTGTCGCTGAAGGACGTGCGCCGCGACCTCGAGAGCTTCTGGACGCTCACCGACATCGACCACCAGACGGGCGGACCGGCGCGCTATGTCCGGATCGCCGAGACCGGCGGACGACTGGGCCTCATCACCCCGCTCAGCCACAATTTCTGCGAGGCCTGCAACCGCGTGCGGCTGACCTGCACCGGCACCCTGCACACCTGCCTGGGCCGTGAGGACGCCAGCGACCTGCGCGCGGTGATCCGCGCCGGCGCCGACGACGAGGCCCTGATCGATGCGGTCCGCCTGGCGGTGGACGCCAAGCCTAAGGGCCACGACTTCCAGATCGCCCGCGCCTCGGCCCCGGCCGTGGCCCGCCACATGTCGACCACGGGAGGCTAG
- a CDS encoding NTP transferase domain-containing protein produces the protein MTGAGAFEAVVLAAGAGTRFGGGKLLAPHAGGVLLDGALAAAFAAPVVKVIVVTGADGDAVAAAVRASPAVDGRLTLVNAADHAEGMGASLRRAAAELSPGCAGVFVFLGDMPRVPHAVFAPLIEAVRAGAPAAAPVFEGRRGHPALIGAALLPELLTLTGDAGARAILKNLGDRLALVEAPDDGVLFDVDERGDLAS, from the coding sequence GTGACAGGGGCGGGCGCATTCGAGGCGGTGGTTTTGGCCGCCGGGGCGGGCACTCGGTTCGGCGGCGGCAAGCTGCTGGCGCCCCATGCCGGCGGGGTGCTGCTGGATGGCGCCCTGGCCGCCGCCTTCGCCGCGCCGGTGGTCAAGGTGATCGTGGTGACGGGAGCCGACGGCGATGCGGTGGCCGCCGCCGTCCGCGCCAGCCCGGCCGTTGATGGTCGGCTGACCCTCGTCAATGCGGCCGACCATGCCGAGGGCATGGGCGCCTCCCTACGCCGCGCCGCCGCCGAGCTCAGCCCCGGCTGCGCGGGCGTGTTCGTGTTCCTGGGCGATATGCCAAGAGTTCCTCACGCGGTGTTCGCGCCCCTGATCGAGGCGGTTCGAGCCGGCGCGCCGGCCGCCGCCCCGGTCTTCGAGGGGCGGCGCGGCCACCCGGCCCTGATCGGCGCGGCCCTGCTGCCGGAGCTGCTGACCCTCACGGGCGATGCCGGGGCGCGGGCGATCCTCAAGAACCTGGGCGACCGCCTCGCCCTGGTCGAGGCCCCCGACGACGGGGTGCTGTTC